One window of the Epinephelus moara isolate mb chromosome 22, YSFRI_EMoa_1.0, whole genome shotgun sequence genome contains the following:
- the LOC126383624 gene encoding E3 ubiquitin-protein ligase RNF19A-like — MSSLPQQHHGSTGSERDLHSAASSVSLPSVRKPPKKRRLSIHSLFSRRRRPDRDPKRKSRPLQAGAGVDGIVSTESVQAETVHDKTSAQSALGVASTSSASGSSSELLECPLCLLRHARERFPDIMTCHHRSCADCLRQYLRIEISESRVNICCPECSERFNPHDIQMILGDRALMEKYEEFMLRRWLVAEPDCRWCPAPDCGYAVIAFGCASCPKITCGREGCGTEFCYHCKQLWHPNQTCDTARQQRAQSLRLRSFRSSSLSYSQESGAAGDDIKPCPRCAAYIIKMNDGSCNHMTCAVCGCEFCWLCMKEISDLHYLSPSGCTFWGKKPWSRKKKILWQLGTLVGAPVGIALIAGIAIPAMIIGIPVYVGRKIHNRYEGKDISKHKRNLVIAGGVTLSVIVSPVVAAVTVGIGVPIMLAYVYGVVPISLCRSGGCGVSAGNGKGVRIEFDDENDNIGSGAAATDTTSVAETRLNNPSLGDGASVGGLTGLSLSVSGSHMERCGMSSAQRDNMSDNASTTALAGTSITGSLSGSCYNRMEVQADVQKERCSLSGESATVSLGTISDNASTKAMAGSILNAYMPLERDNSLEVQADVESKQEKVRHGSASSSLDEASCSSSTAGLKGASGGTCACPSTCCCVQHDNHCCPSSPWSKEPSTSGGKKSRGKLWKRASSSSSSKGDTKINETRGDMDAQLLEQRSTNSSEFDSPSLSGSLPSVADSHCSHFSSELSCSDPETSRPAQPPCSAPGDPHPHHPATTFNDVTITPMPEVENDRLEHYPPQSSHTAFTHHRLLSSSPPASPKEGSSGTFLYISEESGGDIADTEPETDGKMKESIKNTAAQPVSPTRNRCIQTDI; from the exons ATGAGCAGCCTGCCCCAGCAGCATCATGGCAGCACAGGCTCAGAGCGAGACCTTCACTCTGCCGCCTCCTCTGTCAGCCTCCCTTCAGTTAGAAAGCCGCCCAAAAAGCGCCGCCTGTCCATCCACTCACTCTTTAGTCGCCGCCGCCGGCCTGACCGCGATCCTAAGCGCAAGTCGAGGCCTCTGCAGGCTGGGGCCGGAGTGGATGGCATTGTCAGCACAGAAAGCGTGCAGGCAGAGACTGTGCACGATAAAACTTCTGCCCAGTCTGCACTGGGCGTAGCATCGACTTCATCAGCGTCAGGTTCGTCATCAGAGCTGCTGGAGTGCCCTCTGTGTCTACTGCGCCATGCACGTGAGCGCTTCCCGGACATCATGACCTGTCACCACCGCTCCTGTGCAGACTGCCTGCGACAGTACCTGCGCATCGAGATCTCAGAGTCTCGTGTCAACATCTGCTGCCCCGAGTGCTCGGAGCGCTTCAATCCCCACGACATCCAGATGATCCTGGGGGATCGAGCTCTCATGGAGAAGTACGAGGAGTTCATGCTGAGGAGGTGGCTTGTGGCTGAACCTGACTGCCGCTGGTGCCCGGCCCCCGACTGTGG TTACGCAGTCATTGCGTTTGGCTGTGCGAGCTGCCCGAAGATCACCTGTGGGCGAGAGGGCTGTGGGACAGAGTTCTGCTACCACTGCAAACAGCTGTGGCATCCCAACCAGACATGTGACACCGCGCGGCAACAAAGGGCCCAAAGCCTCCGGTTGAGAAGTTTCAGATCCTCCTCCCTCAGCTACAGCCAAGAGAGTGGAGCCGCAG GTGATGACATCAAGCCATGCCCTCGTTGTGCTGCCTACATCATTAAGATGAATGATGGAAGCTGTAATCACATGACCTGTGCTGTCTGCGGCTGCGAGTTCTGCTGGCTCTGCATGAAGGAGATCTCTGACCTGCACTATTTAAg TCCGTCAGGCTGCACCTTCTGGGGGAAGAAGCCCTGGAGCAGAAAGAAGAAGATCCTCTGGCAGCTCGGCACGTTGGTGGGCGCACCCGTGGGTATCGCCCTCATAGCCGGCATCGCTATCCCTGCAATGATCATTGGCATCCCGGTCTATGTGGGTAGAAAG ATCCATAACCGCTATGAGGGCAAGGACATCTCTAAACACAAGAGAAACTTGGTGATAGCTGGTGGTGTGACACTCTCAGTGATCGTGTCGCCTGTGGTTGCAGCCGTCACTGTTG GCATCGGCGTCCCGATCATGCTGGCTTACGTTTACGGAGTTGTCCCGATCTCACTGTGCCGGAGCGGCGGTTGTGGAGTGTCTGCTGGCAATGGCAAAGGGGTGCGAATCGAGTTTGACGACGAAAATGACAACATAGGTAGCGGGGCAGCAGCCACAG ACACGACCTCGGTGGCTGAGACTCGCCTCAACAATCCCAGCCTCGGAGACGGAGCGAGTGTCGGTGGCCTGACAGGCCTGAGCCTGAGTGTCAGTGGGAGTCACATGGAGCGCTGCGGCATGAGCTCCGCTCAGCGGGACAACATGAGCGACAACGCCAGCACCACGGCCCTCGCCGGGACCAGCATCACGGGCAGCCTCTCTGGCAGCTGCTATAACAG AATGGAAGTGCAGGCTGATGTCCAGAAGGAGCGCTGCAGTCTGAGCGGGGAGTCGGCCACTGTCAGTCTCGGGACGATCAGTGACAACGCAAGCACAAAAGCCATGGCGGGGTCCATCCTCAATGCCTACATGCCTCTGGAAAG aGACAATAGTCTGGAAGTTCAGGCAGACGTGGAGTCCAAACAGGAGAAGGTGAGGCACGGCAGCGCCAGCAGCAGCCTGGATGAAGCCAGCTGTAGCAGCAGCACTGCTGGCCTTAAAGGTGCCAGCGGTGGCACATGCGCATGCCCCTCCACCTGCTGCTGCGTGCAGCACGACAACCACTGCTGCCCGTCGTCACCCTGGTCAAAGGAACCCTCCACCTCAGGGGGCAAAAAGAGCAGAGGCAAGCTTTGGAAaagagccagcagcagcagcagcagcaaaggagacacaaaaataaacgAGACACGCGGAGATATGGATGCTCAGCTCCTGGAGCAGCGCAGCACCAACTCCTCTGAGTTTGATTCACCATCTCTGAGCGGCAGCCTGCCCTCAGTCGCTGACTCGCACTGTAGCCACTTCTCATCAGAGCTCAGCTGTTCGGACCCTGAAACCTCAAGACCAGCTCAGCCGCCCTGCTCTGCCCCAGGAGACCCCCACCCTCACCATCCCGCCACCACCTTCAACGACGTCACCATCACGCCCATGCCCGAGGTGGAGAACGACCGCCTGGAGCATTATCCACCTCAGAGTAGCCACACAGCCTTCACCCACCACCGCCTGCTATCGTCATCTCCACCTGCTTCACCAAAAGAGGGAAGCAGCGGGACCTTTCTATACATCAGTGAGGAGAGTGGAGGCGACATCGCAGACACAGAACCAGAGACAGACGGGAAAATGAAAGAGAGCATCAAAAACACTGCCGCACAGCCTGTAAGCCCAACAAGGAACCGCTGTATACAAACAGATATTTAG